The nucleotide window CCTTCCCTGGCCCTTTCGGCGGCCTTCCAGGCGGAGCAGTCCTTTCGTTTTTCCGGGGGGCAGTTTCGGATGTTCCAGCAGGGGGCGTAGCGGAGGAGCTGGCGGAGGCCGGCGATGCTGATGCCCTGGTCGTGGATCATGGCCCGGAGGCAGGTGATCCACTGGAGATCGTCGAGGGAGTAGATCCGGCGCTGGCCCCGGCGGACGGGCTT belongs to Dissulfurirhabdus thermomarina and includes:
- a CDS encoding MerR family transcriptional regulator; amino-acid sequence: MARPAQDLHAAPRPRPAPMPEVPGVDPARPLFAIGTAADMLEVHPRTLRIYEAEGLVKPVRRGQRRIYSLDDLQWITCLRAMIHDQGISIAGLRQLLRYAPCWNIRNCPPEKRKDCSAWKAAERAREG